In a genomic window of Amphiprion ocellaris isolate individual 3 ecotype Okinawa chromosome 11, ASM2253959v1, whole genome shotgun sequence:
- the dhrs12 gene encoding dehydrogenase/reductase SDR family member 12 isoform X2 gives MVTGANSGIGKATAQEIANRGGTVHMVCRNKDRAEAARNEIVEQSKNQNVHVHIVDMSSARQVWEFAQSFSQNNKIHVLINNAGCMVNQRELTDEGLEKNFATNTVGTYILTTALIPALKKAEGPRVVTVSSGGMLTQKLNVDDLQSEKGTFDGTMAYAQNKRQQVILTERWASLHKEIHFSSMHPGWADTPAVQSSMPSFHAKMQGKLRTEAMGADTVLWLAVSPAAAKQPSGLFFQDRKAVATHLPLASSRSTPQEEEKLLAVLEEFAQKYKP, from the exons ATGGTGACTGGAGCCAACAGCGGGATTGGAAAAGCCACAGCGCAGGAGATCGCCAACAGAG GAGGAACCGTTCACATGGTGTGTAGGAACAAAGACCGAGCAGAAGCAGCCAGAAATGAAATAGTGGAACAGAGTAAAAACCAG AACGTCCACGTCCACATCGTCGACATGTCGAGTGCCAGACAGGTTTGGGAGTTTGCTCAGAGCTTCTCACAGAACAACAAGATCCATGTGCTG ATCAACAACGCAGGCTGCATGGTCAACCAGAGAGAGTTAACTGACGAAGGTTTGGAGAAGAACTTCGCCACAAATACAGTCG gtACATACATCCTGACTACTGCCCTGATTCCTGCTCTGAAGAAGGCTGAGGGACCCAGAGTG GTCACGGTGTCGTCGGGCGGTATGCTCACACAGAAGCTGAACGTGGACGACCTCCAGTCTGAGAAGGGGACGTTTGACGGCACCATGGCCTACGCtcagaataaa AGGCAGCAGGTGATTCTGACAGAGAGGTGGGCTTCTCTGCACAAAGAGATCCACTTCTCCTCCATGCATCCTGGCTGGGCCGACACTCCAG CCGTCCAGTCGTCCATGCCGTCGTTCCACGCTAAGATGCAGGGGAAGCTGAGGACGGAGGCCATGGGCGCCGACACGGTGCTGTGGCTCGCCGTGTCTCCAGCCGCCGCCAAGCAGCCCAGCGGACTCTTCTTCCAGG ATCGTAAAGCCGTGGCGACTCATCTTCCCCTCGCCTCGTCTCGGTCCACGcctcaggaggaggagaagctgctggCTGTCCTGGAGGAGTTCGCCCAAAAGTACAAACCTTAA
- the LOC111574477 gene encoding CD209 antigen-like protein E: MEEIYENVEPSKPANPKRSRNQTGPRSSQRSFHSVILCLGLLSVFLLVGLIVLGVLYRDSAADLSSIKENLTEHLQTSNDELSSMTEEINRLNASLTEMTKERDRLQTLSKQKKTCPAGWKMFSCTRYLLSQASDSWTNGREDCKRQGADLVVINSAEEQMFLSTFANKPTWIGLNDIQTEGTWMWVDGTPLTLRYWDKNQPDNGGGSARWGDEDCATIRSPHNTLWNDLSCTSSLQWICEKLP; this comes from the exons ATGGAGGAAATTTATGAGAATGTGGAACCTTCCAAACCTGCCAACCCAAAACGTTCCAGGAATCAAACAG GTCCAAGGAGTTCTCAGAGGAGTTTTCATTCAGTTATTCTCTGTTTGGGGCTGCTGAGTGTTTTCCTGCTGGTTGGACTCATCGTCCTCGGTGTCCTCT ACCGTGACTCGGCTGCAGATTTATCCTCCATCAAAGAAAACCTGACTGAGCATCTGCAGACCAGCAATGATGAACTTTCCTCCATGACAGAAGAGATAAACCGCCTGAATGCCAGCCTCACTGAAATGACTAAAGAACGGGACAGACTTCAGACTTTGTCCAAACAGA AGAAAACGTGTCCTGCAGGATGGAAGATGTTCAGTTGTACCCGTTATCTCCTCTCTCAAGCATCTGATTCCTGGACCAATGGCAGGGAGGACTGCAAAAGACAAGGAGCAGATCTGGTGGTGATAAACAGCGCTGAAGAACAG ATGTTTCTCTCTACGTTCGCCAACAAACCAACTTGGATTGGGTTGAATGACATCCAAACAGAAGGGACCTGGATGTGGGTGGATGGAACTCCTCTGACTCTGAG GTACTGGGACAAAAACCAGCCTGACAATGGTGGTGGAAGTGCTCGATGGGGTGATGAAGACTGTGCAACTATCAGAAGTCCTCACAACACTCTTTGGAATGATCTTTCATGTACATCGTCTCTGCAGTGGATCTGTGAAAAACTACCATAA